Proteins encoded together in one Impatiens glandulifera chromosome 1, dImpGla2.1, whole genome shotgun sequence window:
- the LOC124921251 gene encoding rhodanese-like domain-containing protein 11, chloroplastic isoform X1, which yields MQAVEEEYELKQVRDMAAARKRWEALIREEKVKVLTPREAGYAIQLSNKALLDVRPATEHEQAWVKGSTWIPIFDVDNRFDIGSLSGKITNYVMGGWWSGVPVLSFDSFDPTDLSLAACELLYNSGYKNLLWIQGGLEAAEEEDLQRDGPQPFKFAGIGGVSEFLGWTDQQRAAAAKEGWGYQLFLSARLIGIFLVADALYIGSQQFGHYLQDIKTH from the exons ATGCAAGCTGTAGAAGAAGAATATGAGCTGAAGCAAGTGAGAGACATGGCTGCGGCTAGAAAAAGATGGGAAGCTTTG ATCAGAGAGGAAAAAGTTAAAGTTCTTACACCAAGGGAAGCAGGTTATGCCATTCAACTGTCTAACAAGGCATTGCTTGATGTACGTCCAGCAACAGAGCATGAGCAG GCATGGGTTAAAGGATCAACATGGATTCCCATCTTTGACGTTGATAATAGATTCGATATTGGATCTCTTTCTGGAAAGATAACAAATTATGTGATGG GAGGTTGGTGGAGTGGTGTTCCTGTATTGTCTTTTGATAG CTTTGATCCTACAGATTTATCTCTTGCGGCTTGTGAGCTATTGTACAATTCTGGGTACAAAAACCTTCTTTGGATTCAAGGGGGGCTCGAGGCTGCTGAAGAAGAG GATCTCCAAAGAGATGGGCCTCAACCTTTTAAATTTGCTGGGATAGGTGGAGTTTCTGAGTTTCTTGG TTGGACTGACCAACAAAGGGCTGCAGCAGCAAAGGAAGGATGGGGTTATCAATTGTTTTTATCTGCTCGACTG ATTGGAATATTTCTTGTTGCTGATGCCTTGTATATTGGTTCTCAACAATTTGGTCACTATCTTCAAGATATAAAGACTCATTGA
- the LOC124921251 gene encoding rhodanese-like domain-containing protein 11, chloroplastic isoform X2 yields MQAVEEEYELKQVRDMAAARKRWEALIREEKVKVLTPREAGYAIQLSNKALLDVRPATEHEQAWVKGSTWIPIFDVDNRFDIGSLSGKITNYVMGGWWSGVPVLSFDSFDPTDLSLAACELLYNSGYKNLLWIQGGLEAAEEEDLQRDGPQPFKFAGIGGVSEFLGWTDQQRAAAAKEGWGYQLFLSARLVCKSFYCFQI; encoded by the exons ATGCAAGCTGTAGAAGAAGAATATGAGCTGAAGCAAGTGAGAGACATGGCTGCGGCTAGAAAAAGATGGGAAGCTTTG ATCAGAGAGGAAAAAGTTAAAGTTCTTACACCAAGGGAAGCAGGTTATGCCATTCAACTGTCTAACAAGGCATTGCTTGATGTACGTCCAGCAACAGAGCATGAGCAG GCATGGGTTAAAGGATCAACATGGATTCCCATCTTTGACGTTGATAATAGATTCGATATTGGATCTCTTTCTGGAAAGATAACAAATTATGTGATGG GAGGTTGGTGGAGTGGTGTTCCTGTATTGTCTTTTGATAG CTTTGATCCTACAGATTTATCTCTTGCGGCTTGTGAGCTATTGTACAATTCTGGGTACAAAAACCTTCTTTGGATTCAAGGGGGGCTCGAGGCTGCTGAAGAAGAG GATCTCCAAAGAGATGGGCCTCAACCTTTTAAATTTGCTGGGATAGGTGGAGTTTCTGAGTTTCTTGG TTGGACTGACCAACAAAGGGCTGCAGCAGCAAAGGAAGGATGGGGTTATCAATTGTTTTTATCTGCTCGACTGGTTTGTAAATCTTTCTATTGTTTTCAGATATGA